CCCCCCGGCAACCTCCAACTTCGTGCCCACCTCATCGGACCGTGTCGCGGTCAGCAACCGGACATGCGCTACGGCGGCGATGCTTGGTAACGCTTCCCCACGAAACCCCATCGTCCGAATGGACCACAGATCTGCATCGGACCGGAGTTTGCTCGTGGCATGGCGCTGAAACGCACAGATCGCATCGGGACGACTCATCCCCTCTCCATCATCAGTCACCCGAATCAAGGAGAGACCTCCATCCTTCACCTCGATGGAGATGGAACGACTCCCTGCATCGATGCTGTTGTCGAGAAGCTCTTTCACAACCGCAGCGGGACGCTCAATCACTTCACCCGCTGCAATGCGCCCAATGACGTCTTCCGGCAGGAGACGGATCTTCGTACCGTCGTCGGTCTTCAGCACGGCACCATGCTCCTTGGGAACGATGCGAATGGAAACAAGGCAGGATACCGAACGGCAAGGACGCTCATCGGAGCTCGGCCAACTTGTGCTTGGCCAACTTGGACTCGTCCGATGTGGGGAACTCCTCAAGCACCCGTTTCAGATTCTTTCGCGATCTGGCAAGATCGCCGGCTTCAGCCGTGGCCAACCCAAGCTTGTAGAGTGCCGCAGGCATTTTTTCATTCCCCGGATACTCCGCCACAAGATAATCAAAGGTCTGGATGGCCCGCCCATAATCTTTCAAGTTATAATAGGATTCCCCCAACCAATATTGGGCATTGGGAGTCAGCGACGTGCCGGGAAAGTCTTTGATGAACCGCTGGAACCCCGCAACTGACAGCTCATATTTTCCGCTCAGATAGTCATTGTAGGCCAAATTAAACGCCGAGGTCGGTGTGATGCCTGATGCCGTCACCACAGCCTCAACCGGGGGTGTCGACTTCACCGCTTTCGCCGCACGCGGCTCGGATGAGGAGTCCATTTTGGCAGAGGACTGGCCGGCCGTTTCTTCCAACTTCGCAAGACGACCTTCCAGCTTTTGAATACGAGCGGTCACGTCATCAAATCGTGACTTGGTGACATCTGTATCCTTGCTATCCTTGCTCCGCTCGATTGCCTCCAAGCGACGGACCACGGCATCGACCCGTTGATGATCTTGATCCTGCGTTTTGGAGATGGTCGAAAGTTGGTCGCGGATCTGCATGAAGTCCGCGTGCTTCGCGCATCCGGCCATCATCACCCCCCATCCCAACCATCCCGTTATGATCGCTGTGGATATGACGGTACGGGCTCGCATGCGTTACCGCCCCTCCTTCAGTTGAACCAACTTATCTGATGCTTTCCCTGCCTCGACACTTTTAGGATAGAGGGTGACAACCTGTTTGAAGGCCGATGAGGCTCGCTTCTTGTCCTTCATGGCCAGATACGCATAGCCCTTCTTCAGAATGGCCGACGGCACCTTTTCACTGCTCGGATAGTCGACCTCGACCTTATCGTACGCATCAATGGCTTTCTGAAAATCTTTCTTTCCGAAATAAGACTCTCCCAGCCAAAATCTTGCGTTCGGCGCAAGGTTCGAATTGGGGAACTCATCGAGGAATCCAGCGAATCCCTGCCTGGCTCCTTCTAAATCCCCGTCCCGAAACAAGGCCAACAACCGTTCATAGCGAACCCGATCCGGGGGATCGGCTGTCACCTGAACAGGTTCCGACTTCGGCGATTCTTGAGGCGGAACAATCGTCGTCACACCACCGGATGTCTCCTGCCCGGAAGAGACTTTTGATGCATCTCCTCCTTCCGACGTAAGCTCGTTCGGCCCCGACGACGAATGCGGGACAGATTTAGGAGCCTGAGGCGATGACACAGGCTTATGTGACACCTGTTCAACCGTCTTCACCAGAGCATCAATACGGCCGTCTTGCTCATCAAGGCGAGCCGTGACCTTCTTTCCGACGGCTTCAAGCGCCTTCGTGATGGAGACCACGCTCCGATTCACGTCTTCTGCATGCGTCGCCGTATTTTTTGAATCCGCGTCGAGCTTCGCGGCAAGATTCTTCGAGGCATGCTCCCCTTCACCCACACGATCATTCAGACCGGTCAGCGCCTCTCGAAACCCTGTCAGCGCCTGATTGAACTGCGTAAACTTTTGAGAGATCTGCTCCATCCGATTTTGATGATCCGCCAGCTCCCGTTGATGTCCGTCCAGCTTCGCATCGACACGTTTGGCCAAACCCTCATTCGTCCGTTGCACGACGTCGATGACCTCTTTCTTGAGCGCCTCCATCGCCTTCGACAGATCGTCCAGACGTGCGGACACCTTCGCATCCTGGGTCTCAAAGCTCTTCTGCATCCAGAGATAACGAGTACTGCCGTCAGTTTCCAGCTTCGCCGCCAACTGCTCCAGCTTCTTCGTCTGCTGTTCCGCCTGCGTTGACCGATATTTGAGATCTTCCTGTCGCGCCTGGAGATCCTTTGCCAGATGCAGCGCCTTCTCCAGTTCTCCCCGCAACTGGGGGATCTCATACTCGCGCAGCGTGGTAATTTCTTGCGTCTGCTTGGCACTGGTCTGCTTAAAATCTTTTTCGGTCTTTTTCAGGTCAGACTGCTGTGCGACACAGCCCGGCAAGAAGAGTCCGCCCACGGCCAGCCCAAGCAGGACCCCATGCGTGGTTCGCAGTTGAGACTTCATATCCTGCACTCCAATGGGCTGATTCCGGAGAAGAGAGGCGCACACGAGCGGCCTTCCCTACACACTACTTCCCCACCTTGACCACGAGATGCCCTCGACGATTCATCGAGTAACAGTGTTCCCCATGCTCTGTGCAAAACGGCCGTTCTTTTCCATACGAGACGACCGAGAGGTGTTGAGGAGCTATCCCCAGCTCAACAAGATAGTTTCGAACGGCTTTCGCCCGTTTCTCCCCCAGCACCAGGTTATACGCCGAGGTGCCGCGTTCGTCACAATGTCCTTCAATCTTCAGCTGCGTTTGCGGATTTGATTTGATCCACTCCGCATCGCTGCTGAGCGCGTGGCGCCCCTCATCGGTGATAGAAAAGCTATCATACCCAAAAAACACATCCCGCAAACCGGCAGCAGCCGATGCCGTCTGCTCCGCACGTATTTCAGCAAGCTGACGTGCAGCAGCCCCGGGATCAGACTTGGTCATCAGCCGATTGCCATTGGTTCCGCTTCCGTTGTGGCCATCGCTACCCGTGCCGCCGCCGAGTCGCTCTTCAGAGGGGTTTCGGTCCAACCCCCGGAGACCGCTCGCATCATCTCTTCCGGACAACGACGTATCGGGAAAACTTGAACTGGCCCCACCTTTCGCCCCTCCACCTCGTGCCATCTCTTCCTGTAAGGCACGGGTATCTCCCCCCGACTGGACCGCCTTCTTGGAACACGCCGGGCTTACCAGGAGGAGCAGACCGAGAATCACTGGCAGGGGGATGATGGCTAACGTTTTCATTGGATCCCGTCCCTTCTCAATCAGACGTTCTCTCTTTGTCATACCGTGGAGGACGATTCTCGTCAATGCCTTGCACAAAAATCACGAAGCCGGAGACCACGTCGGCGCACTGTTGTGAGTCCCCGTGAAGGTAATTCGTTCCAAGTCTTTCCCGTCCACATTGATCATATAGATATGGCTCTTCCCGTCCGCCGTCGAACTAAACACAATGTGGCGTCCATCCGGAGACCACGAAGGGGAATCATCCACTCCCGGCCCGGTCGTCAACTGCACACGTTTCTGCCCGTCAG
This window of the Nitrospira sp. genome carries:
- the ybgF gene encoding tol-pal system protein YbgF; translation: MKSQLRTTHGVLLGLAVGGLFLPGCVAQQSDLKKTEKDFKQTSAKQTQEITTLREYEIPQLRGELEKALHLAKDLQARQEDLKYRSTQAEQQTKKLEQLAAKLETDGSTRYLWMQKSFETQDAKVSARLDDLSKAMEALKKEVIDVVQRTNEGLAKRVDAKLDGHQRELADHQNRMEQISQKFTQFNQALTGFREALTGLNDRVGEGEHASKNLAAKLDADSKNTATHAEDVNRSVVSITKALEAVGKKVTARLDEQDGRIDALVKTVEQVSHKPVSSPQAPKSVPHSSSGPNELTSEGGDASKVSSGQETSGGVTTIVPPQESPKSEPVQVTADPPDRVRYERLLALFRDGDLEGARQGFAGFLDEFPNSNLAPNARFWLGESYFGKKDFQKAIDAYDKVEVDYPSSEKVPSAILKKGYAYLAMKDKKRASSAFKQVVTLYPKSVEAGKASDKLVQLKEGR
- the pal gene encoding peptidoglycan-associated lipoprotein Pal; protein product: MKTLAIIPLPVILGLLLLVSPACSKKAVQSGGDTRALQEEMARGGGAKGGASSSFPDTSLSGRDDASGLRGLDRNPSEERLGGGTGSDGHNGSGTNGNRLMTKSDPGAAARQLAEIRAEQTASAAAGLRDVFFGYDSFSITDEGRHALSSDAEWIKSNPQTQLKIEGHCDERGTSAYNLVLGEKRAKAVRNYLVELGIAPQHLSVVSYGKERPFCTEHGEHCYSMNRRGHLVVKVGK
- the ybgF gene encoding tol-pal system protein YbgF, whose amino-acid sequence is MRARTVISTAIITGWLGWGVMMAGCAKHADFMQIRDQLSTISKTQDQDHQRVDAVVRRLEAIERSKDSKDTDVTKSRFDDVTARIQKLEGRLAKLEETAGQSSAKMDSSSEPRAAKAVKSTPPVEAVVTASGITPTSAFNLAYNDYLSGKYELSVAGFQRFIKDFPGTSLTPNAQYWLGESYYNLKDYGRAIQTFDYLVAEYPGNEKMPAALYKLGLATAEAGDLARSRKNLKRVLEEFPTSDESKLAKHKLAELR